From a region of the Castanea sativa cultivar Marrone di Chiusa Pesio chromosome 10, ASM4071231v1 genome:
- the LOC142612603 gene encoding leucine--tRNA ligase, cytoplasmic, with translation MAGEGGKSFARRDRLLQIEHDVRKWWDEEDVFRAESCEKPPEPGEKFFGNFPYPYMNGYLHLGHAFSLSKLEFAAAYHRLRGANVLCPFAFHCTGMPIKASADKLAREIQQFGDPPNFPHESEEEIDTVQEAEEANAGAPPDKFKGKKSKAASKSGGQKFQWEIMRSFGLSDNEISKFQNPYNWLTYFPPLAKEDLIAFGLGCDWRRSFITTDMNPFYDSFVRWQMRKLKSMGKIVKDVRYTIFSPLDGQPCADHDRASGEGVQPQEYTIIKMELVSPFPPKLGVLEGRRVFLAAATLRPETMYGQTNAWVLPDGKYGAYEINDTDVFILTQRAALNLAYQKYSRIPEKPTCLVELTGYDLIGLPLRSPLSFNEIIHALPMLTILTDKGTGIVTSVPSDAPDDYMALHDLKSKPALRAKYGVKDEWVLPFEIIPIINIPEFGDRAAEKVCKDLKIKSQNEKEKLADAKKLTYLKGFTEGTMLVGEFTGRKVQEAKALIRSKLLEMGLAIMYSEPEKRVVSRSGDDCIVALTDQWYLTYGEEEWRKLAEECLSNMNLYSEETRHGFEHTLSWLNQWACSRSFGLGTRIPWDEQFLVESLSDSTIYMAYYTVAHLLQNGDIYGSSRSSIKPEQLTDEVWDFIFCGGPYPKSSDISSSILNKMKQEFEYWYPFDLRVSGKDLIQNHLTFSIYNHTAIMSKKHWPRGFRCNGHIMLNSEKMSKSTGNFRTLRQAIEEFSADATRFSLADAGDGVDDANFVFETANAAILRLTKEISWMEEVLAAESSLRTGPPSTYADRVFANDINIAVKTTEQNYRDYMFREALKTGFYDLQAARDEYRFSCGAGGMNRDLVWHFMDVQTRLITPICPHYGEYVWRILLRKNGFVVKAGWPEADSPDLTLKSANKYLQDSIVLMRKLLQKQVLGSKKANKKGAPVTTLSEDNRLAGLIYVNEQFDGWKAECLRILQSKFDSKTRSFAPDGEIMEALKNSSVGQAANFKQTQKLCMPFLRFKKDEAVALGAQALELRLPFGEIEVLQENLDLIRRQIGLEEVEILSATDPDALAKAGTLVSLLNQNPPSPGNPTAIFLTRS, from the exons ATGGCGGGTGAGGGTGGGAAAAGCTTTGCTAGGAGGGATCGTCTTCTACAAATTGAGCATGATGTTCGAAAGTGGTGGGACGAAGAAGATGTTTTCCGGGCTGAATCATGTGAAAAGCCCCCTGAACCGGGTGAGAAGTTCTTTGGCAACTTCCCTTATCCTTACATGAATGGGTATTTGCATCTTGGACACGCGTTCTCACTTTCAAAGCTGGAATTCGCTGCTGCTTATCATAGGCTGAGAGGTGCCAATGTGCTATGTCCGTTTGCTTTCCATTGCACCGGCATGCCCATTAAGGCCTCAGCTGATAAGCTTGCGCGGGAAATTCAACAATTTGGAGATCCGCCAAATTTTCCCCATGAATCGGAGGAGGAAATAGACACTGTACAAGAAGCTGAGGAAGCAAATGCAGGTGCACCACCAGATAAGTTCAAGGGCAAGAAGTCCAAGGCTGCGTCAAAATCCGGTGGTCAGAAATTCCAGTGGGAGATCATGCGTAGTTTTGGCCTCTCTGATAATGAGATATCCAAGTTCCAAAATCCATATAATTGGTTGACCTATTTTCCTCCATTGGCAAAGGAAGATCTTATAGCTTTTGGCTTGGGTTGTGATTGGAGACGCTCCTTTATCACTACAGATATGAACCCATTTTATGATTCCTTTGTGAGGTGGCAGATGAGGAAGTTGAAATCCATGGGGAAGATTGTGAAAGATGTCAGATACACAATATTTTCTCCTCTAGATGGCCAGCCATGTGCAGATCATGATAGGGCAAGTGGTGAAGGAGTTCAGCCTCAAGAGTACACTATCATCAAGATGGAGTTGGTATCACCTTTTCCCCCTAAACTAGGAGTGCTGGAGGGGAGAAGAGTTTTCTTGGCTGCTGCGACTTTGAGGCCAGAGACCATGTATGGGCAAACAAATGCATGGGTATTGCCTGACGGGAAGTATGGAGCCTATGAAATTAATGACACCGATGTCTTTATTCTCACACAAAGAGCTGCCCTTAACCTTGCCTATCAGAAGTACTCTAGAATCCCAGAGAAACCTACATGCTTGGTTGAGCTGACTGGTTATGATTTGATTGGCCTCCCATTAAGGTCCCCTCTTTCATTCAACGAGATCATACATGCTCTTCCCATGCTGACCATCTTAACAGACAAAGGTACTGGTATTGTCACTAGTGTGCCTAGTGATGCACCTGATGATTACATGGCCTTGCATGACTTAAAATCAAAACCAGCTCTTAGGGCAAAGTATGGTGTGAAGGATGAATGGGTATTGCCCTTTGAAATTATTCCCATCATCAACATTCCAGAATTTGGAGATAGGGCTGCAGAAAAGGTATGCAAGGACTTGAAAATCAAAAGCCAGAATGAGAAGGAGAAGCTTGCTGATGCCAAGAAGTTGACATACTTGAAAGGATTTACTGAGGGAACAATGCTTGTTGGTGAATTTACAGGGAGGAAAGTCCAGGAAGCAAAGGCATTGATCAGGAGTAAGCTCTTAGAGATGGGCCTTGCAATTATGTATAGTGAACCTGAGAAGCGGGTGGTATCAAGGTCTGGTGATGATTGTATTGTGGCACTTACAGATCAATGGTACCTCACATATGGGGAAGAAGAATGGAGGAAGTTAGCCGAGGAGTGCCTGTCCAACATGAATCTTTATTCTGAAGAGACCCGACATGGCTTTGAGCACACTCTGAGCTGGCTGAATCAGTGGGCTTGTTCACGATCGTTTGGGCTTGGGACTCGCATTCCCTGGGATGAACAATTTCTTGTTGAGTCATTGTCTGATTCCACCATTTACATGGCTTATTACACTGTTGCCCACCTGTTACAGAATGGGGACATATATGGATCCAGCAGATCTTCTATAAAGCCTGAACAATTGACTGATGAGGTTTGGGATTTTATTTTCTGTGGTGGCCCATACCCGAAATCCTCTGATATCTCTTCATCGATACTTAATAAGATGAAGCAGGAGTTTGAATACTGGTACCCATTTGATCTTCGAGTGTCTGGTAAGGATCTCATCCAGAATCATCTGACCTTCTCCATCTACAATCACACAGCAATCATGTCCAAGAAGCACTGGCCTCGTGGGTTTAGATGCAACGGGCACATCATGCTCAATTCTGAAAAGATGTCCAAGTCTACAGGGAATTTCAGGACATTGCGCCAAGCAATTGAGGAATTTTCTGCTGATGCCACACGATTTTCGTTGGCTGATGCTGGTGATGGTGTTGATGATGCAAATTTTGTATTTGAGACTGCAAATGCTGCCATCCTACGACTCACCAAAGAAATCTCATGGATGGAAGAAGTTCTGGCAGCAGAGTCTTCTTTGAGGACAGGTCCCCCATCTACATATGCTGATCGGGTGTTTGCAAATGATATAAACATTGCTGTCAAAACGACCGAACAGAATTACCGGGACTACATGTTTCGAGAAGCTCTGAAGACTGGCTTTTATGATCTTCAAGCTGCCAGGGATGAGTACAGGTTCTCATGTGGTGCTGGGGGCATGAACCGTGATTTGGTGTGGCATTTTATGGATGTGCAGACTCGGCTTATCACTCCAATCTGTCCTCACTATGGAGAGTATGTTTGGAGGATCCTTTTGAGGAAGAATGGGTTTGTTGTGAAGGCGGGATGGCCTGAAGCTGATTCTCCAGATCTAACCCTCAAGAGTGCCAACAAGTATCTCCAAGACTCAATTGTTTTGATGAGGAAACTGCTTCAGAAACAAGTATTAGGTTCAAAGAAAGCCAATAAGAAGGGTGCTCCAGTCACTACACTGAGTGAAGACAACAGGCTAGCAGGCTTGATATATGTGAATGAGCAATTTGATGGATGGAAAGCAGAGTGCTTGAGGATATTGCAAAGTAAGTTTGACAGTAAGACTCGTAGTTTTGCTCCAGATGGGGAGATAATGGAGGCATTGAAGAATAGTTCTGTTGGTCAGGCTGCAAATTTCAAGCAAACTCAAAAGTTGTGCATGCCTTTCTTGAGGTTCAAGAAGGATGAGGCAGTTGCTCTAGGGGCTCAGGCTTTGGAATTGAGGCTACCATTTGGAGAGATTGAGGTCCTTCAAGAGAACTTGGACTTGATTAGGAGACAAATTGGTCTTGAAGAGGTGGAGATTTTGTCTGCAACTGACCCCGATGCTCTTGCTAAAGCTGGTACCCTTGTTTCACTGCTAAATCAGAATCCTCCATCCCCTGGAAATCCAACTGCCATCTTCTTGACTAG GTCATAG
- the LOC142613795 gene encoding putative methyltransferase PMT14 gives MGSKHNSQGNIPRRPLSIFLIIGLCCFSYIMGAWPRSGFGKGDGLALKIGKQTDCNIISNLDFEPHHKVVKISEPSLPKAKVFKPCDIRYTDYTPCQEQDRAMKFPRENMIYRERHCPPEKEKLQCLVPAPKGYMTPFPWPKGRDYVHYANVPHKSLTVEKAVQNWVQFKGDVFKFPGGGTMFPQGADAYIDELASVIPIADGTVRTALDTGCGVASWGAYLLKRNVLAMSFAPRDNHEAQVQFALERGVPAVIGVLGSIRLPYPSRAFDMAQCSRCLIPWTSNNGLYLMEVDRVLRPGGYWILSGPPINWKTYYKTWQRSKKDLQAEQRQIEKLAELLCWEKKYEKGDIAIWRKKVNAKSCQRNSVNICKSKDVDDVWYKKMDTCITPFPEVTSKDEVAGGKLKKFPARLFAVPPQIAKGSVEGITVESYQEDNKLWKKRLITYKRINRLIGSTRYRNVMDMNAGLGGFAAALESQKSWVMNVVPTIAKNTLGVVYERGLIGIYHDWCEGFSTYPRTYDLIHASGVFSLYQSKCPLEYILLEMDRVLRPEGTVILRDEVDVMNKVKKIAGGMRWSTKLMDHEDGPLVPEKILVAVKQYWVGSSGNSTSRDE, from the exons ATGGGCTCTAAGCACAACTCACAAGGCAACATACCACGAAGGCCATTATCTATATTTCTCATTATCGGTCTATGCTGTTTCTCTTACATCATGGGAGCATGGCCAAGGAGTGGTTTTGGAAAAGGGGATGGCTTAGCATTGAAAATAGGCAAGCAGACAGATTGCAACATTATAAGCAATCTAGATTTTGAGCCTCATCACAAAGTTGTTAAGATTAGTGAACCTTCTTTACCTAAAGCCAAAGTGTTCAAGCCATGTGACATCCGATACACTGATTATACTCCTTGCCAAGAACAAGACCGAGCAATGAAATTCCCAAGGGAAAATATGATATACAGGGAAAGACATTGCCCTccagaaaaggaaaaattgcaGTGTCTTGTCCCAGCACCCAAGGGATATATGACTCCATTCCCTTGGCCTAAAGGCCGGGACTATGTCCACTATGCTAATGTTCCTCATAAAAGCCTGACGGTTGAGAAGGCGGTCCAGAATTGGGTGCAGTTTAAGGGAGATGTGTTCAAATTCCCAGGTGGAGGAACAATGTTTCCTCAAGGTGCGGATGCATATATTGATGAACTTGCATCAGTCATTCCAATTGCAGATGGCACTGTCAGAACAGCACTGGATACTGGTTGTGGA GTTGCAAGCTGGGGCGCATACTTGCTGAAAAGAAATGTATTGGCTATGTCCTTTGCACCCAGGGACAATCATGAAGCACAGGTACAGTTTGCATTGGAACGAGGTGTTCCTGCTGTTATAGGTGTTCTTGGATCAATACGACTTCCATACCCATCAAGAGCCTTTGATATGGCTCAGTGCTCTCGATGTCTGATACCATGGACTTCAAATA ATGGATTGTACCTAATGGAAGTTGATCGAGTCCTCAGACCTGGTGGATACTGGATCTTGTCTGGCCCTCCAATCAATTGGAAGACCTACTACAAAACATGGCAGCGGTCTAAGAAGGATCTCCAGGCTGAGCAGAGACAGATAGAAAAGCTAGCTGAACTTCTTTGCTGGGAAAAGAAGTATGAGAAGGGAGATATTGCTATCtggagaaaaaaagtaaatgcCAAATCCTGTCAAAGAAACTCTGTCAATATATGTAAATCAAAGGATGTTGATGATGTCTG GTACAAGAAAATGGACACATGTATAACTCCTTTCCCTGAGGTAACCAGTAAAGATGAAGTAGCAGGAGGGAAGTTGAAGAAGTTTCCAGCTAGGCTTTTTGCAGTCCCTCCCCAAATAGCTAAGGGATCCGTTGAAGGGATTACAGTAGAATCTTACCAAGAGGATAATAAACTTTGGAAAAAACGTTTAATTACCTACAAAAGGATCAATAGATTGATTGGCTCTACAAGATATCGGAATGTGATGGATATGAACGCAGGCCTTGGAGGATTTGCAGCAGCACTTGAATCACAGAAATCTTGGGTGATGAATGTGGTGCCTACAATTGCCAAGAACACTTTAGGTGTTGTTTATGAGAGAGGCCTAATTGGCATATATCATGACTG GTGTGAAGGCTTCTCTACTTACCCAAGGACATACGATCTTATTCATGCTAGTGGTGTCTTCAGCTTGTATCAGAGCAA GTGCCCATTGGAATACATCCTTCTGGAGATGGATCGCGTTTTGCGGCCTGAAGGGACTGTCATCTTGAGGGATGAAGTTGATGTGATGAACAAGGTTAAAAAAATTGCTGGAGGCATGAGATGGAGTACCAAGTTGATGGATCACGAGGATGGCCCCCTTGTGCCTGAGAAGATATTGGTTGCAGTAAAGCAATATTGGGTTGGTAGCAGCGGAAACAGCACATCCAGAGATGAATAA